In the Candidatus Brocadiia bacterium genome, one interval contains:
- a CDS encoding metal-dependent transcriptional regulator, translating into MKKRKEELLEMVWTYNEDGRFTREQVEKSEDERISTEVLDDLIKENYLVESEADGIRLTPSGEREARRIIRAHRLSERLFTDILDLPLQSVEANACTFEHILSPDVIDAICTLLGHPRECPHGRPIPAGPCCQSPRPEVKPVVIPLSELKVGSQAKVIYIVTKHHQRLDRLTALGLIPGALVRVHQTAPTYVIKIGQTDVALDADIARDIYVRTQNVPASF; encoded by the coding sequence ATGAAAAAACGCAAAGAAGAATTACTGGAAATGGTCTGGACGTATAATGAAGATGGCAGATTTACCCGCGAGCAGGTGGAAAAAAGCGAAGATGAACGTATTTCGACCGAGGTGCTGGATGACCTGATAAAAGAAAATTATCTCGTTGAGTCGGAAGCGGACGGGATCAGGCTGACTCCATCGGGCGAGCGGGAAGCGCGCCGGATTATCCGGGCCCATCGCTTGAGCGAACGGCTTTTTACGGATATTCTTGACCTGCCGCTTCAATCGGTTGAGGCCAATGCCTGCACCTTTGAACATATCTTAAGCCCTGATGTCATAGATGCCATTTGTACTTTACTGGGCCACCCGCGGGAATGTCCGCATGGCCGCCCCATTCCCGCTGGTCCATGCTGTCAATCGCCGCGGCCTGAAGTTAAACCGGTCGTGATACCTTTGTCAGAACTCAAAGTCGGAAGCCAGGCAAAAGTCATTTATATCGTGACCAAACACCATCAACGCCTGGACCGGCTTACGGCGCTGGGGCTTATTCCCGGCGCATTGGTCCGGGTGCACCAAACTGCGCCGACTTATGTCATCAAGATAGGGCAGACTGATGTTGCCCTGGATGCCGATATCGCCCGTGATATTTATGTCCGGACGCAGAATGTTCCCGCGAGTTTCTAA
- a CDS encoding N-acetylmuramoyl-L-alanine amidase, protein MMKLPDSIHRKPIGVWPVLLMVFCSIPLLLSACAVQPIEAPGPLVKSVGYTALADKYGLQGGQELDAGEESFSGDGLLKEPAVSSGKSFSYIKKVVIDPGHGGCFRGTRGSNDLLEKDIVLDIGLKLKGILEARGIKVVMTRETDRQLSSNLNKDLDRRAAVANMERPDLFISIHANYCEDESVRGFEIYYSNHKPASNCKKQTIDLANEVKKSLDSLIKDRGVRAKDFRVIKKAECPAILVEVEYLSNKSACQDLSKESYRLDIAKKLLDAILNFGRKAYCAGN, encoded by the coding sequence ATGATGAAATTACCGGATTCAATTCATAGGAAACCAATTGGTGTTTGGCCGGTCCTTCTGATGGTTTTTTGTTCCATTCCCTTGCTCCTTTCGGCCTGCGCCGTTCAGCCCATTGAAGCCCCGGGGCCGCTGGTGAAATCGGTTGGTTACACAGCGTTAGCGGATAAATACGGGTTACAGGGCGGACAAGAACTCGATGCGGGTGAAGAATCATTTTCTGGCGATGGTTTGCTCAAGGAGCCGGCCGTTTCTTCCGGCAAATCTTTTTCTTACATCAAGAAAGTGGTGATTGATCCGGGACACGGCGGTTGTTTCCGGGGAACACGCGGATCAAACGATTTGCTGGAAAAGGACATCGTTTTGGATATCGGGCTTAAACTAAAAGGTATTTTGGAAGCCCGGGGGATTAAAGTCGTGATGACGCGCGAGACGGACCGGCAACTTTCATCGAATCTTAATAAGGATTTGGACCGCCGTGCCGCGGTCGCCAATATGGAACGGCCCGACCTGTTTATTTCCATACATGCCAACTATTGCGAGGATGAAAGTGTGCGCGGATTTGAAATATATTACTCTAATCATAAACCTGCGTCTAATTGCAAAAAACAGACCATTGATTTGGCCAATGAGGTCAAGAAATCACTTGATTCCTTGATCAAAGACCGCGGTGTCAGGGCCAAAGACTTCCGGGTAATCAAGAAAGCAGAATGTCCGGCCATTTTGGTCGAGGTGGAATATCTTTCCAATAAATCAGCCTGTCAGGACCTGTCAAAAGAATCATATCGCCTGGATATTGCAAAGAAACTCTTAGACGCAATCCTTAACTTCGGCCGAAAAGCGTATTGCGCTGGAAATTAA
- a CDS encoding M20/M25/M40 family metallo-hydrolase encodes MQRVLGVVVFVALSAGLVSCQGKGIAPSGNAGVPAGAGIAGVATTAQPDLTSFNIIKNLKEVEGYLTSDELSGRIAGSPEGKQASDFLVRQFKRLNLQSFNTEKPFFQPFKAQVLKFFKDPQQVRTASPDLKAFSTQDANLQNVVGFLPGADGILKDEAVIIGAHYDHLGCDDQGGIYRGADDNASGIAALLSLAAQFTQSSPKPKRTIIFIAFDGEEQGLLGSAYYTLHPLWPLDKTAFMINLDTIGRPVDNKLFVSGSVSSPALKDTLNQENESAGLKLNLSYGEVPGGGDHISFLLSKVPTYFFFTGAHRDYHKVTDMVDKINFPGLVQVIQLVYCFARDVSNQSLRPEFKELPSSAIPPTAPNPNKKRVSLGMMPDFSGSDKGFLIGDVGQNSPAEKAGMKVGDIIVGMDDKTIKNLKDFSDFLNSRNPGDTVKITYLRGDKRYETQATFKERMMP; translated from the coding sequence ATGCAAAGAGTATTAGGCGTGGTGGTTTTTGTTGCTTTGTCGGCTGGTCTGGTTTCTTGCCAGGGTAAGGGGATTGCTCCGTCGGGAAATGCTGGTGTTCCTGCAGGCGCAGGCATCGCCGGGGTTGCTACTACGGCGCAACCGGACCTAACATCGTTTAATATAATTAAAAACTTAAAAGAGGTTGAAGGTTATTTAACCAGTGATGAATTAAGCGGTAGGATAGCCGGTTCACCGGAAGGGAAACAAGCCTCTGATTTTCTGGTCAGACAATTTAAGAGGTTAAACCTGCAATCGTTTAATACCGAAAAACCTTTTTTCCAGCCATTTAAAGCGCAGGTATTGAAGTTTTTTAAGGATCCGCAACAGGTCCGAACCGCATCGCCCGATCTAAAGGCGTTCTCGACACAGGATGCCAATCTGCAAAATGTGGTTGGGTTTCTGCCGGGTGCTGATGGCATATTAAAAGACGAGGCGGTAATTATCGGCGCCCATTATGATCATCTTGGATGCGATGACCAGGGCGGTATTTATCGCGGCGCAGATGACAATGCCTCCGGTATCGCGGCTTTGTTAAGTCTGGCAGCGCAATTCACTCAATCTTCCCCGAAGCCCAAGCGGACTATCATCTTTATTGCCTTTGACGGCGAGGAACAAGGACTTCTGGGCTCGGCTTATTATACACTGCATCCGCTCTGGCCGTTGGACAAGACTGCTTTTATGATTAACCTTGATACTATCGGACGACCGGTGGATAATAAGCTTTTTGTTTCCGGCAGCGTGTCCAGCCCGGCGCTGAAAGATACGCTCAATCAGGAAAACGAATCTGCAGGATTGAAACTCAACCTGTCCTATGGAGAAGTTCCGGGCGGCGGAGACCATATCAGTTTCCTGCTGTCAAAAGTTCCGACTTATTTCTTCTTCACCGGCGCGCATAGAGATTACCATAAAGTTACCGATATGGTTGATAAAATAAATTTTCCCGGTCTGGTACAAGTTATTCAACTGGTTTACTGCTTCGCCAGAGACGTCTCCAATCAGTCATTGCGTCCGGAATTCAAGGAGCTGCCGTCTAGCGCCATCCCGCCCACCGCGCCAAATCCGAATAAGAAAAGGGTTTCGCTGGGTATGATGCCAGATTTCAGCGGCAGTGACAAGGGTTTCCTGATTGGCGATGTTGGGCAGAATTCGCCAGCCGAAAAAGCCGGAATGAAAGTCGGAGATATTATTGTGGGCATGGATGACAAGACTATCAAGAACCTGAAGGATTTTTCGGATTTTCTTAATTCCAGAAATCCGGGCGACACGGTCAAAATTACCTACCTGCGGGGCGATAAACGTTATGAAACTCAAGCCACGTTCAAAGAACGGATGATGCCATAA
- a CDS encoding serine protease, whose protein sequence is MKRLIYTFLAIVLTGGCALVVLVAAPALGLRDRDGAEVALIIDLSRQPPQDPNPYITEYERMLYPTVRIKTGNSTGSGVIFYHEGTKDTKNIYVLTASHVVGDNSDVRCEIWDGDGYPPDGRAGTIYDARVVITDTLKDLALITIHNSSLITHTYSATLAPRNYTPYLFRPVYTIGCSLGLTPRPSQGIISVIEDTYWEVSSPILPGNSGGPVYDSKTFEVIGIAVWVRIYKDQLITTMGGIVPINQVYEFLESIESKKLRK, encoded by the coding sequence ATGAAAAGACTGATATATACGTTTTTGGCAATAGTCCTTACAGGAGGCTGTGCTTTAGTGGTCCTGGTGGCGGCCCCGGCATTAGGTCTGCGTGACCGTGATGGTGCCGAGGTGGCTCTTATAATTGATTTGAGCCGGCAACCGCCCCAGGACCCTAATCCCTATATAACCGAATATGAACGGATGTTATACCCGACCGTCAGGATTAAGACGGGTAATTCCACCGGCTCCGGGGTTATATTTTACCACGAAGGCACGAAGGACACGAAGAATATTTATGTTCTTACTGCAAGCCACGTAGTGGGGGATAATAGCGATGTGAGATGTGAGATATGGGATGGCGACGGATACCCGCCTGACGGACGGGCAGGCACGATTTACGATGCGCGGGTGGTAATAACCGATACACTCAAAGATTTGGCTCTTATTACAATTCATAACTCATCACTAATAACTCATACTTATTCCGCTACTCTGGCTCCGCGGAATTATACGCCGTACCTTTTCAGGCCTGTCTATACCATCGGTTGCTCTCTGGGGCTCACACCCCGGCCGTCACAGGGAATCATCAGCGTTATTGAGGATACTTACTGGGAAGTGTCCAGCCCTATATTACCCGGCAATTCCGGCGGACCGGTTTACGATAGTAAAACCTTTGAGGTTATTGGTATTGCGGTATGGGTCAGGATTTATAAAGACCAACTTATAACTACTATGGGCGGAATTGTACCTATTAACCAAGTCTATGAGTTTCTGGAGTCCATAGAGTCTAAGAAGTTAAGAAAGTGA
- a CDS encoding 4Fe-4S binding protein has product MNILKYKFIRRLLKNPVFIFIIRFPFVIVFFLIIFSGLFGNIYRNSVNLTVGVIWLTFISFTAILGGKIWCLVCPWNTLAEWIQDIFRIPQLAIGIPRIFRNLWIAIIFFLLIIWLEYAIGLANNARFIAYLAIMIFGLTFVSSLFFSRKSFCRYGCPVGAICGLYGLFAPLELRSSDKDVCRKCRTKDCIKSNQYGQPCPVFEHPGTMDDNLYCIFCVECIKTCPNDNIALNIRKPATDLLKFRLLSSSEIFMIVIMLALSIFGAMNISGIYFRIIDWSSAKLALPEIISLLFLILLLVFILLFLFYALSRIHRINLSAVAATFLPIALFNHLANTLKLLNLRIEEVIPLISDPLGLSWNLFGTAGHLPKHLFTADKLIMITGPVMTIGLLYSIYLAYRLAKTNGKSKVTLILFLILMILMVSFNWWLIPR; this is encoded by the coding sequence ATGAATATCCTTAAATATAAATTTATCCGTCGGTTGTTAAAAAATCCGGTATTCATTTTTATTATCCGCTTTCCATTTGTCATTGTTTTTTTTCTGATAATCTTCAGCGGGTTATTCGGCAATATCTATAGAAATTCCGTTAATCTTACGGTTGGGGTCATCTGGCTGACCTTTATTTCGTTCACCGCTATCCTTGGGGGGAAAATCTGGTGCCTGGTCTGCCCATGGAATACCCTTGCCGAATGGATTCAGGACATATTCCGAATTCCGCAATTAGCAATAGGAATTCCCAGGATATTTCGTAATCTTTGGATTGCCATCATCTTCTTCCTGTTAATTATTTGGCTGGAGTATGCAATAGGATTGGCTAACAATGCACGGTTTATTGCGTATCTTGCAATAATGATCTTTGGTCTGACCTTTGTCTCGTCATTATTTTTCTCCAGAAAATCGTTTTGCCGTTACGGCTGCCCGGTTGGAGCTATCTGCGGGCTATACGGGCTCTTTGCGCCATTGGAATTAAGGAGCTCCGATAAGGATGTTTGCCGGAAATGCCGGACCAAGGATTGCATAAAAAGTAACCAATACGGCCAGCCCTGCCCGGTTTTTGAGCATCCCGGCACAATGGACGATAATTTATATTGTATTTTCTGCGTCGAATGCATTAAAACCTGTCCGAATGATAATATCGCCCTGAATATCAGGAAGCCCGCCACAGACCTCTTGAAATTCAGGTTATTATCATCCAGCGAGATATTCATGATAGTTATCATGCTGGCCTTATCCATATTCGGCGCAATGAATATAAGCGGTATTTATTTCCGGATAATAGATTGGTCATCGGCGAAATTGGCATTGCCCGAAATTATTTCTTTGTTGTTCTTGATACTGTTGCTGGTTTTTATTCTTTTGTTTCTCTTTTATGCCTTATCACGTATTCATCGGATAAATCTGTCTGCCGTTGCCGCTACCTTTTTGCCGATCGCATTGTTTAACCATCTGGCTAATACCCTGAAACTCCTGAATCTGAGGATAGAAGAGGTGATTCCGCTTATTTCAGACCCCTTGGGATTATCGTGGAATCTTTTTGGCACCGCAGGACATTTACCAAAGCACCTTTTTACTGCTGATAAACTTATTATGATAACGGGTCCTGTGATGACTATCGGGTTACTATATTCCATCTATTTGGCATATCGGCTTGCCAAAACGAATGGTAAATCAAAGGTAACTCTTATTTTATTCCTAATACTGATGATTCTTATGGTTTCATTTAACTGGTGGCTTATTCCCCGGTAA
- a CDS encoding phosphatase PAP2 family protein — MGIIDLIFIFSAQYLYAAIIVIGFFYFLRQSSATRKQMIILGVFVLPITYAVAKIAGHFYYNPRPFVQDNFIPLILHKPNNGFPSSHTLVCAAISALVYPFSRKLSMILWMMTALVGISRVYVGVHHFIDICGSAVISIAVTRLMYKLVTRLKPQS, encoded by the coding sequence ATGGGAATAATCGACCTTATTTTCATATTCAGCGCGCAGTATCTATACGCGGCGATAATAGTTATCGGCTTTTTCTATTTCCTGCGGCAATCAAGTGCTACGCGGAAACAGATGATTATTTTAGGCGTATTCGTTCTGCCGATTACATACGCTGTTGCAAAGATTGCCGGCCATTTTTATTACAACCCGCGTCCGTTTGTGCAGGATAATTTTATCCCCCTTATTCTTCATAAGCCGAATAATGGATTCCCTTCAAGTCATACATTGGTGTGTGCGGCAATTTCGGCGTTGGTTTATCCTTTTAGCCGGAAGCTAAGCATGATATTATGGATGATGACGGCATTGGTCGGTATATCAAGAGTCTACGTAGGCGTTCATCACTTCATTGATATTTGCGGTAGTGCAGTTATCAGCATCGCGGTCACCCGGTTAATGTATAAACTCGTAACAAGATTAAAACCTCAGAGTTAA
- a CDS encoding winged helix-turn-helix domain-containing protein, translating to MKKNNCEKYGLAITDYVLGEKMDITKDELIAHLQTCADCRADLKNWKATYSVMRAKAFDANPEAKEHLEELMMDMSSPKLFCQKIKNAQVLLGDVEVGAPAGVVWKCVGENGMVKLADLPKMTNLPVEQAYGGYGWLARQEKLVIIKTKDEKYICLTEAERKQYLYEG from the coding sequence ATGAAGAAGAACAACTGCGAAAAATACGGGCTGGCCATAACAGATTATGTCCTGGGCGAAAAGATGGACATCACAAAGGACGAATTAATCGCCCACCTGCAAACCTGCGCTGATTGCCGGGCCGACCTGAAGAACTGGAAGGCCACCTATTCGGTTATGCGCGCCAAGGCGTTCGACGCCAATCCCGAAGCCAAAGAGCACCTGGAAGAGCTTATGATGGATATGTCCTCGCCTAAATTATTCTGCCAGAAAATAAAGAACGCCCAGGTCCTGCTGGGCGACGTCGAGGTCGGCGCCCCGGCCGGAGTGGTATGGAAATGCGTGGGCGAGAACGGTATGGTCAAATTAGCCGACCTGCCCAAGATGACCAACCTGCCCGTTGAACAGGCATACGGCGGATACGGCTGGCTGGCACGCCAGGAAAAACTGGTTATCATCAAGACCAAAGACGAAAAATACATCTGCCTGACCGAGGCCGAACGCAAACAATACCTGTACGAAGGGTAG
- a CDS encoding sugar phosphate isomerase/epimerase family protein, with amino-acid sequence MPSTRVKNSVGIWALSPLATRFMPAGYHQSAVDETMEQRVARAVREIGDLVDGYEFHYPNELNEANLPGIKKILSKHDIYAIAMGLHCMPEFARGGFTNPKKELRTKAISLVNKAIDMCKQTGAKLIIWPGGEGYNYPFQAAYAEMWDYFIGALREIVEYANTKKVTVLLEHKNSEPAMKIMMRNIGMSVFVVNKLKELGTDTSRLKINMDWQHLIMNGEHLAEYAALLMSEDLLGHHHANSGWGNFDDDNMVATSNFMDTLALCVELRKAGYGRNGERIGYDLFPYTENQTDAVKRSVLHWEFLESVVDKMNLKALYQAQKNKNAIGCYEIVYEALGLDKKMIAKIHKKYSAK; translated from the coding sequence ATGCCATCCACAAGAGTCAAAAACAGCGTCGGCATCTGGGCGCTCAGCCCGTTAGCCACCAGGTTCATGCCGGCCGGATACCATCAATCAGCCGTGGATGAAACCATGGAGCAAAGGGTGGCGCGCGCGGTCCGGGAAATAGGCGACCTGGTCGACGGGTATGAGTTCCATTACCCAAACGAACTGAACGAGGCAAACCTGCCCGGGATAAAGAAGATTCTGAGCAAACACGATATCTACGCCATTGCCATGGGGCTGCACTGCATGCCGGAGTTTGCCCGGGGCGGTTTCACTAATCCCAAGAAAGAATTGCGGACAAAAGCAATATCGTTGGTCAACAAAGCCATTGATATGTGCAAGCAGACCGGCGCAAAACTCATCATCTGGCCGGGCGGCGAGGGCTATAATTACCCCTTCCAGGCGGCCTATGCCGAGATGTGGGACTATTTCATCGGCGCGCTCCGGGAAATAGTGGAATACGCCAATACCAAGAAAGTCACCGTGCTCCTGGAACACAAGAACAGCGAGCCGGCCATGAAAATAATGATGCGCAATATCGGCATGAGCGTTTTTGTCGTCAACAAGCTCAAAGAACTCGGCACCGATACGTCCCGGTTAAAGATAAATATGGACTGGCAGCATCTGATAATGAACGGCGAACATCTGGCCGAATACGCCGCGCTATTGATGAGCGAAGACCTGCTGGGCCATCACCACGCCAACAGCGGCTGGGGTAATTTTGACGACGACAATATGGTCGCGACTTCGAACTTCATGGATACCCTGGCATTGTGCGTCGAGCTCAGGAAAGCCGGTTACGGCCGGAACGGCGAACGAATCGGCTATGACTTATTCCCATACACCGAGAACCAGACCGATGCCGTAAAGCGCAGCGTCCTGCACTGGGAATTCCTGGAGAGCGTGGTTGACAAGATGAACCTGAAGGCGCTATACCAGGCACAGAAGAACAAGAACGCGATTGGATGTTACGAGATTGTTTATGAAGCGCTTGGTTTGGATAAAAAAATGATTGCTAAGATACACAAGAAATATAGCGCCAAATAG
- a CDS encoding transcriptional repressor: MEKKIFENYLEAKSLKHSEQRMEILNIFLKADNHLTANELYQIVRGKYPSIGYATIYRTLKLLCECGLCRELKFDDGASRFEHLYGHQHHDHLICTKCGRFVEVVDPEIERLQEKLAKRHGFHPERHRMELYGVCKRCKR; this comes from the coding sequence ATGGAAAAAAAGATATTCGAAAATTATTTAGAGGCCAAAAGCCTTAAACATAGCGAACAGCGAATGGAGATATTGAACATTTTCTTGAAAGCCGATAACCACTTGACTGCCAACGAACTTTATCAGATTGTTCGGGGGAAATACCCGTCTATCGGATATGCTACCATCTACCGGACGCTTAAATTACTCTGTGAGTGTGGATTATGCCGGGAGTTAAAGTTTGACGATGGCGCCTCCAGATTCGAGCATCTATATGGCCACCAGCACCACGACCATCTTATCTGCACAAAGTGCGGTAGATTTGTCGAGGTGGTAGACCCGGAGATTGAGCGCTTACAGGAAAAGTTGGCCAAGCGGCACGGTTTTCATCCTGAGCGGCACCGCATGGAGCTTTATGGGGTATGCAAGAGGTGTAAGAGATAG
- the feoB gene encoding ferrous iron transport protein B: MHNHGSAAKFDAAGKRKIALVGNPNVGKSVIFGLLTGQYVTVSNYPGTTVEVTYSSALYDKGRTVLIDTPGINNLIPDSEDERVTRDILLAEDIDYVIQVADAKNLRRALFITLQIAEAGLPYCLVLNMMDEVKSLGIKIDTQLLSKIISAPVVSTVAIERQGIRNLSRILQQSDHATREGVLCCDFVYDPLIETAVSRLNVLLPDAPISRRFRALMFLAGDDGIVEYRRHRYSPEQIQEMKNIRSEIAGQFGQPLSYVINQTRLKRVEGIVSEVEKHEAKPNWKFADSLGKLMMHPIWGVPILLLVLWLVYEIVGVFGAGTLVGLLENTVFGEYINPAAIWLFEKIVPSAIVRDFFTGEYGMITMALSYGFAIILPIVGMFFLVFSLLEDSGYLPRLAVMVNKVFRLVGLNGRAVLPMVLGLGCNTMATMVTRILPTKKERIIATLLLALGVPCSAQLGVIMGMLGGLSWRVTLWWLGSVFVIMGVVGYLASKILTGVCSDFIMEIPPIRRPALSNILAKTFARVKWYLKEVIPIFILGTAILWALDKTGLLGLMERIARPVITGMMGLPEKSTQAFLIGFFRRDYGAAGLYDLVHKGLMTPHQIVVAIITLTLFVPCFAQFLVMVKERGWKTGLAIVAFIFPLAILVGSLVNLILNVIGGGL; encoded by the coding sequence ATGCACAATCATGGCAGCGCCGCTAAATTTGATGCCGCTGGTAAGAGAAAAATAGCATTAGTCGGCAATCCTAACGTGGGCAAGAGCGTTATTTTTGGATTACTTACCGGCCAATACGTAACCGTTTCCAATTATCCCGGGACGACCGTCGAGGTTACCTATAGCTCCGCGCTTTACGATAAAGGGCGGACCGTTTTAATTGATACGCCCGGCATCAATAATCTCATCCCGGATTCTGAGGATGAACGGGTTACGCGCGATATTCTTCTCGCTGAAGATATTGACTATGTAATTCAGGTCGCCGACGCCAAGAATCTTCGCCGGGCTCTTTTTATCACCCTGCAAATCGCCGAAGCGGGCCTGCCTTATTGCCTCGTCTTGAATATGATGGATGAGGTAAAAAGCCTGGGGATCAAGATTGATACCCAATTACTGAGTAAAATCATTTCGGCACCGGTAGTTTCTACCGTGGCCATAGAGCGGCAGGGAATCCGCAACCTGTCTAGAATTCTTCAACAAAGTGACCATGCAACGAGGGAAGGCGTATTATGCTGTGATTTCGTTTATGACCCTTTGATAGAAACCGCGGTTAGCCGGCTCAATGTTTTGCTGCCGGATGCTCCGATAAGCCGTCGTTTCCGCGCCTTGATGTTCTTGGCCGGTGATGATGGCATTGTCGAATACCGGCGACATAGGTATAGCCCCGAACAAATTCAGGAGATGAAAAATATCAGGAGTGAAATCGCCGGGCAGTTCGGCCAGCCTTTAAGTTACGTGATTAACCAGACGCGGCTTAAACGGGTGGAAGGGATTGTAAGCGAGGTTGAAAAGCATGAAGCAAAACCGAACTGGAAATTCGCCGATTCTTTGGGGAAATTGATGATGCACCCGATTTGGGGTGTGCCCATCCTTTTATTGGTGCTTTGGCTCGTTTATGAGATTGTCGGGGTTTTCGGCGCCGGTACGCTGGTCGGTTTACTGGAAAACACAGTTTTCGGCGAGTATATTAATCCGGCGGCCATCTGGTTATTCGAAAAAATAGTACCCAGCGCCATTGTCAGGGATTTTTTTACCGGTGAATATGGCATGATTACCATGGCGCTTTCCTATGGATTTGCCATTATCCTGCCGATTGTCGGGATGTTCTTCCTGGTTTTCAGCCTCTTGGAAGATTCCGGTTACCTGCCTCGCTTAGCCGTGATGGTTAATAAAGTTTTTCGGCTGGTTGGCTTGAATGGCAGGGCCGTTTTGCCGATGGTTCTCGGATTAGGCTGTAATACGATGGCCACCATGGTAACGAGAATCCTGCCGACTAAAAAGGAACGGATAATTGCCACACTTCTTTTGGCCCTGGGTGTTCCTTGTTCCGCCCAATTAGGCGTGATTATGGGGATGCTGGGCGGTCTTTCCTGGCGGGTAACTCTCTGGTGGCTGGGCAGCGTTTTCGTAATTATGGGGGTGGTTGGTTACCTGGCCAGTAAAATATTGACCGGCGTGTGTTCCGATTTTATCATGGAAATTCCGCCGATTCGGCGTCCGGCCTTAAGTAATATCCTTGCTAAGACGTTTGCCCGGGTCAAGTGGTATCTAAAAGAGGTCATCCCGATTTTCATCCTGGGCACGGCGATTTTATGGGCATTAGATAAAACCGGACTGCTTGGACTCATGGAACGTATTGCCCGCCCCGTCATTACGGGAATGATGGGGCTGCCTGAAAAATCTACCCAGGCATTCCTGATAGGATTTTTCCGCCGTGATTATGGGGCCGCCGGATTATATGATTTGGTCCATAAAGGATTGATGACGCCGCATCAGATTGTCGTGGCGATTATCACGCTCACGCTATTTGTGCCGTGTTTCGCCCAATTCCTCGTCATGGTTAAAGAGCGCGGCTGGAAGACCGGCCTGGCAATAGTGGCGTTTATCTTCCCGCTGGCAATTCTGGTGGGAAGCCTGGTCAATCTTATTCTTAATGTAATTGGAGGCGGATTATGA